Proteins encoded in a region of the Mycoplasma feriruminatoris genome:
- a CDS encoding DNA-methyltransferase codes for MKLNQVYNIDCLDGLKQIEDNIIDLVYLDPPFFTQKTHFLVDKTNKKYSFDDTWKNINEYKEFLKIRFIEIKRVLKSTGSVFVHCDKTANHIIRMLLDEIFGSSNFRSEIIWVYKRWSNSKKGLLDSHQNIYHYSKTNDFKFNTIYTDYSLTTNIDQILQLRVKDQNNKTIYKKDQNNNIIYNQIKKGVPLSDVWNIPFLNPKAKERTGYPTQKPIELLERIISLTTNENDLVLDPFVGSGTSVVASKLLNRNFIGFDINIDAINLTNKRLQNPIKTQSHLLKNGIDKYDTKTEKEKQILSRYDCDIVWRNKGLDAILKQKINNKTVGIKIQKQIETLKESQNLLINCMKSKNIELGFLIRTHFDDDDYQKLDNVILIDDIDYLLETYK; via the coding sequence ATGAAACTTAATCAAGTTTATAACATTGATTGTTTAGATGGTTTAAAACAAATAGAAGATAATATCATTGATCTAGTTTATCTTGATCCACCATTTTTTACTCAAAAAACTCATTTTTTAGTAGATAAAACTAATAAAAAATATTCTTTTGATGATACTTGAAAAAATATTAATGAATATAAGGAATTTTTAAAAATTAGATTTATTGAAATTAAAAGAGTTTTAAAATCTACTGGTAGTGTTTTTGTTCATTGTGATAAGACTGCAAATCATATAATAAGAATGTTATTAGATGAAATATTTGGTTCATCTAATTTTAGAAGTGAGATTATTTGAGTTTATAAAAGATGAAGTAATTCTAAAAAAGGCTTATTAGATTCTCATCAAAATATCTATCATTATTCTAAAACTAATGATTTTAAATTTAACACAATATATACTGATTATTCATTAACTACTAATATTGATCAGATTTTACAATTAAGAGTTAAAGATCAAAATAATAAAACAATTTATAAAAAAGATCAAAACAACAATATTATTTATAATCAAATAAAAAAAGGTGTGCCTTTAAGTGATGTATGAAACATACCTTTTTTAAACCCAAAAGCAAAAGAAAGAACAGGTTATCCTACTCAAAAACCTATTGAGCTATTAGAAAGAATCATTAGTTTAACTACTAATGAAAATGATCTAGTTTTAGATCCATTTGTTGGTAGTGGAACTAGTGTTGTTGCTAGTAAATTATTAAATAGAAACTTTATTGGTTTTGATATAAATATTGATGCTATTAATTTAACTAATAAAAGATTACAAAATCCTATTAAAACTCAATCGCATTTATTAAAAAATGGCATTGATAAATACGATACTAAAACAGAAAAAGAAAAACAAATTCTAAGTAGATATGACTGTGATATTGTTTGAAGAAATAAAGGTCTAGATGCTATTTTAAAACAAAAGATTAATAATAAAACAGTTGGTATTAAAATTCAAAAACAAATTGAAACGTTAAAAGAAAGCCAAAATCTTTTAATAAATTGTATGAAATCTAAAAATATAGAACTTGGGTTTTTAATAAGAACACATTTTGATGATGATGATTATCAAAAACTAGATAATGTTATTCTAATAGATGATATTGATTATTTATTAGAGACATATAAATAA
- a CDS encoding type II toxin-antitoxin system RelB/DinJ family antitoxin, with the protein MKTTNLNVRIDKEVKHDAEAIFNELGLSTSAAINMFFKATIRNNSLPFSTKLDTPNKETLLAMKEAEELLKDPNTKYYSSFKELLETLDD; encoded by the coding sequence ATGAAAACAACAAATTTAAACGTAAGAATTGATAAAGAAGTCAAACATGATGCAGAAGCTATATTTAATGAATTGGGTTTAAGCACATCAGCAGCTATAAATATGTTTTTTAAGGCTACAATTAGAAATAACAGTCTTCCTTTTAGCACTAAACTGGATACTCCTAATAAAGAAACTTTGTTAGCTATGAAAGAAGCAGAAGAACTATTAAAAGATCCAAATACAAAGTATTATTCAAGCTTTAAAGAACTTTTAGAGACATTAGATGACTAA
- a CDS encoding ATP-binding protein, with amino-acid sequence MQINRDYYLNKLIRKKNNNKIKVITGIRRVGKSYLFFNIYKDFLLSIGIKEEQIITLKLDKWENIEYRKLDNLYNYIKQRTNDPNKMYYVFIDEIQYCETIKQTNNTGYEQILTFVDVILSFYDNPNIDLYITGSNSKMLSTDILTNFRGRSSQIKVHPLVFSEINYLFENNEQALDHYINYGGLPEVYLNQTIEEKKQYLTNQFEEIYLKDIKERYNIQKDLIVLETLLKFVSSAIGSFTNPTKLQNRFKSEMKTDISASTISNYLSYFENSFILSHIEKYDVKGNKHFSSINKYYFNDIGLWNACINYRQIEKKHIIENIIYNELVKRDYSVYVGSVIQQITIDNKRTTKQLEVDFVAEMASKRYYIQFAMNVYTKQKKDQEINSLLKIKDNFKKIVIIYDDIEPRYDENGILYIGLKQFLLDPNVIDF; translated from the coding sequence ATGCAAATTAATAGAGATTATTATTTAAATAAATTAATAAGAAAAAAGAATAATAACAAAATAAAAGTGATAACAGGAATAAGAAGAGTTGGTAAATCCTATTTATTTTTTAATATTTATAAAGATTTTTTGTTATCAATAGGAATTAAAGAAGAACAAATAATAACACTAAAACTAGATAAATGAGAAAACATAGAATATAGAAAACTTGATAATTTATACAACTATATAAAACAACGTACAAATGATCCTAATAAAATGTATTATGTTTTTATTGATGAAATACAATACTGTGAAACTATAAAACAAACTAATAACACTGGTTATGAACAAATTTTAACTTTTGTAGATGTGATATTGAGTTTTTATGATAATCCAAATATTGATCTATATATTACTGGAAGTAATTCAAAGATGTTATCAACTGATATTCTTACAAATTTTAGAGGTAGATCTAGTCAAATTAAAGTTCATCCTTTAGTATTTAGTGAAATTAATTATTTATTTGAAAACAACGAACAAGCATTAGATCATTATATTAATTATGGTGGTTTACCTGAAGTTTATTTAAATCAAACTATAGAAGAAAAAAAGCAATATTTAACTAATCAATTTGAAGAAATTTATTTAAAAGATATTAAAGAAAGATATAACATTCAAAAAGATCTAATTGTTTTAGAAACACTTTTAAAGTTTGTTTCATCAGCTATTGGTTCTTTTACAAACCCAACTAAACTACAAAATAGATTTAAATCAGAAATGAAAACCGATATTTCAGCAAGCACAATTTCTAATTACTTATCTTATTTTGAAAATAGTTTTATTTTATCTCATATAGAAAAATATGATGTTAAAGGTAATAAACATTTTTCTTCAATTAATAAATATTATTTTAATGATATTGGTTTATGAAACGCTTGTATTAATTATAGACAAATAGAAAAAAAACATATTATAGAAAACATTATTTATAATGAACTTGTTAAAAGAGATTATAGTGTATATGTTGGAAGTGTTATTCAACAAATCACAATTGATAATAAAAGAACTACAAAGCAATTAGAAGTTGATTTTGTAGCTGAAATGGCAAGTAAAAGATACTACATTCAATTTGCTATGAATGTTTATACCAAACAAAAAAAAGATCAAGAAATTAATTCTTTATTAAAAATTAAAGATAACTTTAAAAAGATAGTGATTATTTATGATGATATTGAACCTAGATATGATGAAAACGGAATACTTTACATAGGTTTAAAACAATTCTTATTAGATCCAAATGTTATAGATTTTTAA
- a CDS encoding type II toxin-antitoxin system YafQ family toxin gives MTKYKIVWTTKFKKDLKLAKKQNKDLNKLDYVINILTQGKELDAKYQDHSLTGIYKGYRECHIDPDWLLIYKKDDDKIVIIMLRLGSHSNLFEKQKNY, from the coding sequence ATGACTAAATATAAAATTGTTTGAACAACAAAATTTAAAAAGGATTTAAAGCTAGCTAAAAAACAAAACAAAGATTTAAATAAACTAGACTATGTTATTAATATATTAACTCAAGGCAAAGAGTTAGACGCAAAATATCAGGATCATTCACTTACTGGCATTTATAAAGGATATAGAGAGTGTCATATTGACCCTGACTGACTTTTAATATATAAAAAAGATGATGATAAAATTGTTATAATAATGTTAAGATTAGGTTCACATTCTAATTTATTTGAAAAACAAAAAAACTACTAG
- the oppD gene encoding oligopeptide ABC transporter ATP-binding protein OppD, whose product MKNVILSIKDLVVKFRVRSKVLTSIRNISFDIYDGETVAIVGESGSGKSVLTKTLTNMLESNGYIANGSIMYYPNKATRENESSVFKKDLDLVEFHKNSLESESRKGIKKYNNKKIKDALLLIKELNESTVESLNLKIEELQQKADMLKKYEFTNSTKKLVKRNEYLEQIKKLKEQIEWKKDPKKLEFEIQQLEKTIQTAKKEIYNFKTVSPLKKFKYFQIINLINKVNKNELDDINKLEPHIKWLDEIEYKNHFESLALEILYDIRSNKNQKLDQAKLESLTELWDFIKRFNFWIKRSTDKNLQHLRGGTIATIFQDPMTSLNPLLSVGYQISEVLRNHSKLNRAEAKVEAINLMKKVGIPNAEKRYKDLPGKYSGGMRQRVVIAIALACRPKVLICDEPTTALDVTIQAQILDLIKELKKEYKFTVIFITHDLGVVANIADRVAVMYAGQIIEYGTTNDVFFNSKHPYTWALLSSLPQLGTKGEELYSISGTPPSLFKEIKADAFAPRNTFALAVDYKYEPPMFKISDTHFAKTWLLDPRAPKIKRPKQLNNLKKAVSESKVGE is encoded by the coding sequence ATGAAAAATGTTATATTATCAATTAAGGATTTAGTCGTAAAATTTCGTGTCCGTTCTAAAGTTTTAACTTCTATTAGAAATATTAGTTTTGATATTTATGATGGAGAAACTGTAGCTATAGTTGGTGAATCTGGATCTGGAAAATCAGTATTAACTAAAACTTTAACTAATATGTTAGAGTCAAATGGTTATATTGCTAATGGATCAATTATGTATTATCCAAATAAAGCTACTAGAGAAAATGAATCATCTGTTTTTAAAAAAGATCTTGATTTAGTAGAATTTCATAAAAATTCTTTAGAAAGTGAATCAAGAAAAGGGATTAAAAAATACAATAATAAAAAAATTAAAGATGCTTTATTACTAATTAAAGAATTAAATGAATCAACTGTTGAGTCTTTAAATTTAAAAATTGAAGAATTACAACAAAAAGCTGATATGTTAAAAAAATACGAGTTTACTAACAGTACTAAAAAACTAGTTAAAAGAAACGAGTATTTAGAACAAATTAAAAAACTAAAAGAACAAATTGAGTGAAAAAAAGATCCTAAGAAATTAGAATTTGAAATTCAACAATTAGAAAAAACTATTCAAACTGCTAAAAAAGAAATTTATAATTTTAAAACAGTTAGTCCTTTAAAAAAGTTTAAATACTTTCAAATTATCAATCTAATTAATAAAGTAAATAAAAATGAATTAGATGATATTAATAAACTAGAACCACACATTAAGTGATTAGATGAAATTGAATATAAAAATCATTTTGAAAGTTTAGCTTTAGAAATTCTTTATGATATTAGATCTAATAAAAATCAAAAATTAGATCAAGCTAAATTAGAATCATTAACTGAATTATGAGATTTTATTAAACGTTTTAATTTCTGAATTAAAAGAAGTACTGATAAGAACTTACAACATTTACGTGGTGGAACTATTGCTACAATTTTTCAAGACCCAATGACTTCTTTAAACCCATTATTAAGTGTTGGATATCAAATTAGTGAAGTTTTAAGAAATCATAGTAAGTTAAATAGAGCTGAAGCTAAAGTTGAAGCTATTAACTTAATGAAAAAAGTAGGAATTCCAAATGCTGAAAAGCGTTATAAAGATTTACCTGGAAAATATTCAGGTGGAATGAGACAAAGAGTTGTTATTGCAATTGCTTTAGCATGTAGACCAAAAGTTTTAATTTGTGATGAACCAACAACTGCATTAGATGTAACTATTCAAGCTCAAATTTTAGATCTAATTAAAGAACTAAAAAAAGAATATAAATTTACAGTAATTTTTATTACTCACGATTTAGGAGTTGTTGCAAATATTGCTGATAGAGTAGCTGTTATGTATGCTGGTCAAATTATTGAATATGGAACAACTAATGATGTATTCTTTAATTCAAAACACCCATATACTTGAGCTTTACTTTCATCACTACCTCAACTTGGAACAAAAGGTGAAGAACTATATTCAATTAGTGGTACTCCACCTTCATTATTTAAAGAAATCAAAGCTGATGCATTTGCACCAAGAAACACATTTGCTTTAGCAGTTGATTATAAATATGAACCTCCAATGTTTAAAATTTCTGATACTCATTTTGCAAAAACTTGATTATTAGATCCACGTGCTCCAAAAATTAAACGTCCAAAACAATTAAACAATCTGAAAAAAGCTGTTTCTGAATCAAAGGTTGGTGAATAA
- a CDS encoding ATP-binding cassette domain-containing protein — MKENKKEAILKVRDLLIEFGNGRNKLKAVKGVTFDVYKGETFGLVGESGSGKTTIGRAIIGIQPVSDGAIYFENKLLRGKSPDVYKINQKIARHLYIMQQNQLTTSLSLNDYSNEFKRVYYKYVQSKFFDFKTQELKDYEDGKSRKIKEGVNLNTTKLVSVKKNANLSIIIQAITDNLKRLLKIIRLQEKASRITKNISKHTGVKLELQEAINKYQDFVHSSILKTKDLENTIYTTLQEMLAIRNAVNEGKYTSVTKFFDDMGAKLKLVIKSQKLISPQLEEASYDQLMNLALTCPKSKNSYYLKKLQQRIEYLTLNNKTELAEEYKSVINTVENSDFYQNLKTAEIFKSPSKKELRESKKDMQMIFQDPSSSLNERMAVEEIIKEGLDNFPELYTNEQVRVAYQQWFNTKNPENKITDILEIDKKDIKRFLINQLLETVGLLPEHLSRYPHEFSGGQRQRIGIARALIMKPKFVVADEPISALDVSIRAQIMNLLAKFQKQFDLTYIFIAHDLSVVRFATDRIAVIYRGDIVELAESDELFELPLHPYTRSLLSAIPLPDPVQESKKVHFVYNPEVEHYDYLVDFPKWVEVSKGHFVYANEREVKVYKKQIKAYKDELKLKSKTKM, encoded by the coding sequence ATGAAAGAAAATAAAAAAGAAGCGATTTTAAAAGTTCGTGACCTTTTGATTGAATTTGGAAACGGTAGAAATAAGTTAAAAGCTGTTAAAGGAGTAACTTTTGATGTTTATAAAGGTGAAACTTTTGGTTTAGTTGGAGAATCTGGATCAGGTAAAACTACAATCGGTAGAGCAATTATTGGAATTCAACCAGTAAGTGATGGAGCAATTTATTTTGAAAATAAATTATTAAGAGGTAAATCTCCTGATGTTTATAAAATTAATCAAAAAATTGCTAGACACTTATATATAATGCAACAAAACCAATTAACTACTTCACTTAGTTTAAATGATTATTCTAATGAATTTAAAAGAGTTTATTATAAATATGTTCAATCTAAATTCTTTGATTTTAAAACTCAAGAATTAAAAGATTATGAAGATGGAAAATCAAGAAAGATTAAAGAAGGAGTTAATTTAAACACTACTAAATTAGTTAGTGTTAAAAAGAATGCTAATCTTTCAATTATTATTCAAGCAATTACTGATAATTTAAAACGTTTATTAAAAATTATTAGACTACAAGAAAAAGCATCAAGAATCACTAAAAACATTTCAAAACATACTGGTGTTAAACTTGAGCTTCAAGAAGCGATTAACAAATACCAAGATTTTGTTCATAGTTCAATTTTAAAAACTAAAGATTTAGAAAACACCATTTATACTACTTTACAAGAAATGTTAGCAATTAGAAATGCTGTTAATGAAGGTAAATATACTTCAGTAACTAAGTTTTTTGATGATATGGGAGCTAAGTTAAAATTAGTTATAAAAAGTCAAAAACTAATTTCTCCTCAACTTGAAGAAGCTAGTTATGATCAGTTAATGAATTTAGCATTGACTTGTCCTAAATCAAAAAACAGTTATTATTTAAAAAAATTACAACAAAGAATTGAGTATTTAACTTTAAATAATAAAACTGAATTAGCTGAAGAATATAAATCAGTTATAAATACTGTTGAAAATAGTGATTTTTATCAAAATTTAAAAACTGCTGAAATCTTTAAATCTCCAAGTAAAAAAGAACTTAGAGAAAGTAAAAAAGATATGCAAATGATTTTCCAAGATCCAAGTTCATCATTAAATGAAAGAATGGCTGTTGAAGAAATCATTAAAGAAGGTTTAGATAACTTTCCTGAACTTTATACAAATGAACAAGTTAGAGTTGCATATCAACAATGATTTAATACTAAAAATCCAGAAAATAAAATCACTGATATTTTAGAAATTGATAAAAAAGATATTAAAAGATTTCTAATTAACCAATTACTAGAAACTGTTGGATTATTACCTGAACATTTATCAAGATATCCACATGAGTTTTCAGGAGGACAACGTCAAAGAATTGGTATTGCTAGAGCCTTAATTATGAAACCAAAATTTGTTGTAGCTGATGAACCTATTTCAGCACTTGATGTTTCAATTAGAGCTCAAATTATGAACTTATTAGCAAAATTTCAAAAACAATTTGATTTAACTTATATTTTTATTGCTCACGATTTATCAGTTGTTAGATTTGCAACAGATAGAATTGCTGTTATTTATCGTGGTGATATTGTTGAATTAGCTGAATCTGATGAATTATTTGAACTACCACTACATCCTTATACTAGATCTTTACTAAGTGCTATTCCTTTACCAGATCCAGTTCAAGAAAGTAAAAAAGTTCACTTTGTTTATAATCCAGAAGTTGAACATTATGATTATTTAGTTGATTTTCCAAAATGAGTTGAAGTTTCTAAAGGTCATTTTGTTTATGCTAATGAAAGAGAAGTTAAAGTTTATAAAAAACAAATCAAAGCTTACAAAGATGAATTAAAATTAAAATCAAAAACTAAAATGTAA
- a CDS encoding Cof-type HAD-IIB family hydrolase produces the protein MKLKDLNLKRLILIDLDGTTLTNQNDQIHPITKKALIDAQKNGHVVCIITGRPFRAVEHIYKELKLNSLLANFDSAHIHDPNKKLMKRVVLPINNEIISQIINEPIIKNSVENILIEYYDKSLLWKTDKELEDFFHLDKVKNTKDFQFIKASPYTEWKSPSNNIVLKLKSNEHKDEVIRVLSKYQDAIKIQSDILYGVVTSKTKPVITLTNKNADKGFASIFLAQYYNKDIRDVIAFGDQLNDLEMLKTVGCSVAMKNGVNSLKFVAKGITHYTNDEGGLGHYLDLLLQGKEV, from the coding sequence ATGAAGTTAAAAGACTTAAATTTAAAACGCTTAATTTTAATAGATCTTGATGGAACTACTTTAACTAATCAAAATGATCAAATTCACCCAATAACAAAAAAAGCTCTAATTGATGCTCAAAAAAATGGACATGTTGTTTGTATAATAACTGGAAGACCTTTTAGAGCAGTTGAACATATTTATAAAGAATTAAAACTTAATAGTTTATTAGCTAATTTTGATAGTGCTCATATTCATGATCCAAACAAAAAGTTAATGAAAAGAGTAGTTTTACCTATTAATAATGAAATTATTTCTCAAATTATTAATGAACCTATTATTAAAAATAGTGTAGAAAATATTTTAATAGAATATTATGATAAATCATTATTATGAAAAACTGATAAAGAATTAGAAGATTTCTTTCATTTAGATAAAGTTAAAAACACAAAAGATTTTCAATTTATTAAAGCTTCTCCTTATACAGAATGAAAATCACCAAGTAATAACATAGTTTTAAAACTAAAATCAAATGAACATAAAGATGAAGTAATTAGAGTTTTATCAAAATATCAAGATGCTATTAAAATCCAAAGTGATATTTTATATGGAGTAGTTACTAGTAAAACAAAACCAGTGATTACTTTAACAAATAAAAATGCTGATAAAGGTTTTGCAAGTATCTTTTTAGCTCAATATTATAACAAAGATATAAGAGATGTAATTGCATTTGGTGATCAGTTAAACGATTTAGAAATGTTAAAAACAGTTGGTTGTTCAGTTGCTATGAAAAATGGAGTTAATAGTTTAAAATTTGTAGCTAAAGGAATAACTCATTATACTAATGATGAAGGTGGATTAGGTCATTATTTAGATTTATTATTACAAGGAAAAGAAGTGTAA
- the oppA gene encoding oligopeptide ABC transporter substrate-binding protein OppA, translating to MKKVLGITLLGSIIATASASVVSCSVGISLDKILNRKNPNTKVLRELTNYSLANLNSATNNTSNDADIIANLQDVLLAVNNHDHYEGSLAEYWDHNEAKDYWKFRIRRNAFWTKIENNKQVKGPQITGKDIFNTFRYALNRNNTALTIEHFRTNFKYVTELLNFIDKLANPKHNKGKQDSLYDARFDKDVPGNLRENELKSSYFIDRAILAFNINQNEQEARKMALNTSMSTKELAEKSFKEGKIINDGKENGSNNANANGLDSSIFDVGFHLSKKISYFESVISYLAFAPIPEIALQYATDKDQQANIYAGSAYGKPLSRIAGYNGLWYSGPYVIEEYFPGSKLNLTKNEFYYNKEKIYIDKILYSFINKGDAATRRFLFETGDVSSTKINANDLAGWKKYVGKESDPVFEGTNIIKQKPTTVWAFGFNFNSKGTQIPEKIQLDNNGKLVDSKRRTRTDEEDSILNRALALKSLRIMFRYGLNRSLYAKFYSEARDGQDHPVSSQLRNSFTSSYIATYNDEKNMVLPKDSGEKVADYTDFLAKDYYDIAKYNDNNEPINGNASTSSSPTVRSTSSNSSTNTSNGMSWSDWMIKVLENKKWYDKERIKSWANRFGKVKDQKNLDNPRKVSVYNEGNDAYLENDLLAFTAFLEEDQLQPQNGGSDNGLFDLNRDPKSVKFKNESLAKEFANLIGVYDQGFDPNKDYQAQDSKLSTLYKKMSLLKQQVKEDLQKISGVNTNNPITIPFLLNPAGSDDYKLKTRRMFEVFSFLTRKKGTNDIDSPFVFDIYQPVDESKYREEESQNKYGLSAFGWGPDYDDPTNYLATIKYDGAYDYLQNWTTLFNKSVLTNSNTGSNGQSNNKGIKLELAISEKEQKDKDKLEKAYKNLKDSLQYFTNELTNVDENEQDLYKRYTKLAKLENFYTLSSAIIIPTHTTQADTLPVISYLDEFSKPTWPTGTHARRLVGVRMFDKIVTKSQFAEQKAKYEKEKQNGYNSLYPMTFDENSGKNVYFNKFMGNWRDEWKKQYEERKKQNK from the coding sequence ATGAAAAAAGTTTTAGGTATTACACTTTTAGGATCAATTATTGCAACAGCTTCTGCTTCTGTTGTAAGTTGTTCAGTTGGAATTAGTTTAGATAAAATTTTAAATAGAAAAAATCCTAATACTAAAGTTTTACGTGAACTTACTAACTATTCTTTAGCTAATCTAAACTCAGCAACTAATAATACTTCAAATGATGCTGATATTATTGCTAATTTACAAGATGTTTTATTAGCAGTTAATAATCACGATCATTATGAAGGTTCATTAGCTGAATACTGAGATCATAACGAAGCTAAAGATTACTGAAAATTTAGAATCAGAAGAAACGCATTTTGAACTAAAATTGAAAATAACAAACAAGTAAAAGGCCCCCAAATTACTGGAAAAGATATTTTTAATACTTTTAGATATGCTCTTAATAGGAACAATACTGCTTTAACTATTGAGCATTTTAGAACTAACTTTAAATACGTTACTGAATTACTTAACTTTATAGATAAATTAGCAAATCCTAAACATAATAAAGGAAAACAAGACAGTTTATATGATGCACGTTTTGACAAGGATGTTCCAGGAAATCTAAGAGAAAACGAATTAAAGTCAAGTTATTTCATTGATAGAGCCATTCTTGCTTTTAACATAAATCAAAATGAACAAGAAGCAAGAAAAATGGCTTTGAATACGTCAATGTCAACTAAAGAATTGGCTGAAAAATCATTTAAAGAAGGAAAAATCATTAATGATGGTAAAGAAAATGGTTCTAATAATGCCAATGCAAATGGACTAGATTCAAGTATCTTTGATGTTGGTTTTCATCTTTCTAAGAAAATATCTTACTTCGAGTCTGTAATTTCATACCTAGCATTTGCTCCTATTCCAGAAATTGCTCTTCAATATGCTACTGATAAAGACCAACAAGCTAATATTTATGCTGGTAGTGCTTATGGTAAACCTTTAAGCAGAATAGCTGGATATAATGGTTTATGATATTCAGGTCCATATGTTATTGAAGAATATTTCCCAGGGTCAAAGCTAAATCTAACTAAAAATGAATTTTACTATAATAAGGAAAAAATTTATATTGATAAAATTCTTTACAGTTTTATTAATAAAGGTGATGCTGCAACTAGAAGATTTTTATTTGAAACCGGTGATGTTTCATCAACTAAAATTAACGCAAATGATTTAGCTGGTTGAAAAAAATACGTTGGAAAAGAAAGTGATCCTGTATTTGAAGGAACTAACATAATCAAACAAAAACCAACTACAGTTTGAGCATTTGGATTTAACTTTAATAGTAAAGGTACTCAAATTCCTGAAAAAATCCAACTTGATAATAATGGTAAACTTGTTGATAGTAAAAGAAGAACAAGAACAGATGAAGAAGATAGTATTTTGAATAGAGCTTTAGCATTAAAATCATTGAGAATAATGTTTAGATATGGATTAAATCGTTCATTATATGCTAAGTTCTATTCAGAAGCTAGAGATGGTCAAGATCACCCAGTAAGTTCACAACTAAGAAATAGTTTTACAAGTAGTTATATTGCAACTTATAACGATGAAAAAAATATGGTTTTACCAAAGGATTCTGGGGAAAAAGTAGCTGATTATACAGACTTCTTAGCAAAGGATTATTATGACATTGCAAAATATAATGATAATAATGAGCCTATAAACGGAAATGCTTCAACCTCTTCTTCACCTACTGTAAGATCTACTTCTTCAAATAGTTCTACTAACACTTCAAACGGAATGTCTTGAAGTGATTGAATGATTAAGGTTTTAGAAAATAAAAAATGGTATGATAAAGAAAGAATAAAAAGTTGAGCTAATCGTTTTGGTAAAGTCAAAGACCAAAAAAATTTAGATAATCCTAGAAAAGTTAGTGTATATAATGAAGGTAATGATGCATATTTAGAAAATGATTTACTTGCATTTACTGCATTTTTAGAAGAAGACCAATTGCAACCACAAAATGGTGGTTCTGATAATGGTCTATTTGATTTAAATAGAGACCCTAAATCTGTTAAATTTAAAAATGAAAGTCTAGCAAAAGAATTTGCTAATTTAATTGGAGTTTATGATCAAGGGTTTGACCCCAATAAGGACTATCAAGCACAAGATTCTAAGTTATCAACTTTATACAAAAAAATGAGCTTATTAAAACAACAAGTAAAAGAGGATTTACAAAAAATCTCTGGTGTTAATACAAATAATCCTATTACTATTCCTTTCTTATTAAATCCTGCTGGGTCTGATGACTATAAACTTAAAACACGTCGTATGTTTGAAGTATTTAGTTTCTTAACTAGAAAAAAAGGAACTAATGATATAGATTCTCCATTTGTATTTGATATCTATCAACCGGTAGATGAAAGTAAGTATAGAGAAGAAGAAAGTCAAAATAAATATGGACTATCAGCTTTTGGATGAGGTCCGGATTATGATGATCCAACTAACTATCTAGCAACTATTAAATACGATGGAGCTTACGATTATCTACAAAATTGAACTACATTGTTTAATAAATCAGTTTTAACTAATTCTAATACAGGATCAAATGGTCAAAGCAATAACAAAGGCATTAAACTTGAGTTAGCTATAAGCGAAAAAGAACAAAAAGATAAAGATAAATTAGAAAAGGCTTATAAAAATCTAAAAGATTCACTTCAATATTTCACAAATGAATTAACTAATGTTGATGAAAATGAACAAGATCTATATAAAAGATATACTAAATTAGCCAAACTAGAAAACTTCTATACTTTATCTTCAGCTATTATTATTCCTACTCATACTACTCAAGCTGATACTCTTCCAGTAATTTCATATCTTGATGAATTTTCTAAACCAACTTGACCAACAGGAACTCATGCAAGAAGACTAGTTGGTGTTAGAATGTTTGACAAAATTGTTACTAAGTCACAATTTGCTGAACAAAAAGCAAAATATGAAAAAGAAAAACAAAATGGTTATAATTCATTATACCCAATGACATTTGATGAAAATTCAGGCAAAAATGTTTACTTTAATAAGTTTATGGGTAATTGAAGAGATGAATGAAAAAAGCAGTATGAGGAACGAAAAAAACAAAATAAATAA